The Calditrichota bacterium genome has a window encoding:
- a CDS encoding T9SS type A sorting domain-containing protein: MKGTLFTPRILSAFNLLKRVGFAVLVWGGYLTTQAQPYELQFLYDEVSDEPWPYGQRVLAPLGDQDGDGFDDILTCEWDGTGYSYHLKIIYGAAEPPYEYLAFAHTMLDTSAQQYFWQQLEPYTSCGDYNGDGHTDIMVELRRHPDAQSRMYLYLGGPALFDTLWDWAASDFTGLKSFGNYGDYNADGYDDFICSTVSGSTNRRFRFYESFWLTQSQEPTWTYGYGETIDEPYPSGPGNYGDINGDGDPDFTFTGTVDLVPNDPVVTDSIYQDFWFGGPDADSIPGIHLRYSGQSSCVAGFEPIGDVNGDGIDDLIGHTLVPGLHGPIATDNRVYYGGDPLDLVGVDVMWETPTLYFIASGAQLLGDINGDGYEDVAFNQGNPPDGGGILYVFLGGNLPPTRAAFILEGYWEGFRLALNLSRAGDFNGDGLDDWMFTSSQDAPPPEGSYMRLSIVSGDPDFGLDVPTDRPSIAREIALSIFPNPFNSTLRISLDAPLHADVSVSLYDLLGREVDVIYRGRLSSSTISYVAPAGLASGVYFVRAESGAQASLVKVVLLK, from the coding sequence ATGAAAGGGACCTTGTTTACACCGCGAATTCTATCTGCATTCAATCTTCTGAAGCGGGTGGGGTTCGCGGTTTTGGTGTGGGGGGGATACTTGACCACGCAAGCCCAGCCCTACGAACTGCAGTTTCTCTATGATGAAGTGTCGGATGAGCCGTGGCCGTATGGACAAAGGGTGTTGGCGCCATTAGGTGATCAAGATGGAGATGGGTTTGATGATATCCTAACCTGCGAGTGGGACGGGACGGGTTATAGCTACCATTTGAAAATCATCTATGGCGCGGCAGAACCCCCGTACGAATATCTAGCATTTGCTCACACCATGTTAGATACGTCAGCGCAGCAGTACTTCTGGCAACAACTTGAACCATACACTTCGTGTGGAGACTATAATGGGGATGGTCACACAGATATTATGGTCGAGTTAAGGCGTCATCCAGACGCACAATCTCGAATGTATCTCTATCTTGGCGGTCCGGCACTGTTTGACACGCTTTGGGATTGGGCGGCTTCGGATTTCACGGGACTAAAATCATTTGGAAACTATGGCGACTATAACGCAGACGGATACGACGACTTCATTTGCTCCACAGTCTCGGGGAGCACGAACCGCCGGTTCAGGTTTTACGAGAGTTTTTGGTTAACGCAGTCTCAGGAACCGACGTGGACGTACGGCTATGGCGAAACGATTGATGAGCCGTATCCAAGCGGACCGGGGAACTACGGCGACATCAATGGCGATGGCGATCCGGACTTTACTTTCACGGGTACAGTGGATCTTGTCCCCAATGATCCGGTGGTGACGGATTCGATCTATCAGGATTTTTGGTTTGGTGGACCGGACGCCGACTCCATTCCAGGAATTCATTTGCGTTATTCAGGCCAGAGCAGTTGCGTTGCCGGGTTTGAGCCCATCGGCGATGTGAATGGAGATGGTATTGATGATTTGATAGGTCACACGCTTGTGCCGGGGCTTCACGGACCAATTGCCACGGACAACCGCGTTTATTACGGCGGTGATCCACTTGATTTGGTGGGTGTGGACGTCATGTGGGAAACGCCGACTTTATATTTCATAGCCAGTGGTGCGCAGCTTCTTGGAGACATCAACGGCGACGGCTACGAAGACGTGGCCTTCAATCAAGGCAATCCACCGGACGGCGGTGGGATTCTGTATGTGTTCTTAGGTGGAAATCTGCCGCCAACCCGAGCTGCTTTCATCTTAGAAGGATACTGGGAAGGATTTCGCCTTGCACTGAATTTGTCCCGTGCCGGAGACTTCAACGGCGATGGACTCGATGATTGGATGTTTACGAGCTCCCAAGATGCACCGCCGCCTGAAGGGTCTTACATGCGCCTTTCCATCGTCTCCGGCGATCCGGACTTCGGATTGGATGTTCCCACAGATCGTCCGTCCATTGCTCGGGAAATTGCTCTCTCCATCTTCCCCAACCCCTTTAATTCAACGCTTCGCATTTCTCTTGACGCGCCGCTGCATGCTGATGTTTCGGTTTCGTTGTACGATTTGTTGGGGCGGGAGGTGGATGTGATTTACCGGGGTCGGCTCTCGTCTTCGACGATTTCTTATGTTGCGCCTGCTGGGCTTGCGAGTGGGGTTTATTTTGTGAGGGCGGAGAGTGGGGCGCAGGCGAGTTTGGTAAAGGTGGTGCTGCTGAAGTAG